One segment of Polaribacter huanghezhanensis DNA contains the following:
- a CDS encoding bacteriocin fulvocin C-related protein, with the protein MKKKFLNLSLYLFACFFLYNCHNSFDEEIDALKIEEVINLKKSSQKLAYSLLTENEKHILWNQKLNFILKNEKAALNNDQTAFVKELINELNPSFFKKDLKENNIENYYKLLKQEEKAKTLFSDESLRNYFSNINLTNANDITAKNIIIKDITNKAIVDEGEYYCDCSRESDWCPWGSNCFVWFCKKPTIGCGWLLSYTCNGICAH; encoded by the coding sequence ATGAAGAAAAAATTTTTAAATTTATCGCTTTACCTATTTGCCTGTTTCTTTTTATATAATTGTCATAATTCTTTTGACGAAGAAATTGATGCTTTAAAAATAGAAGAGGTTATTAACCTTAAAAAATCTAGTCAAAAATTAGCATATAGTCTTTTGACTGAAAATGAGAAACACATATTATGGAATCAAAAGCTGAATTTTATACTTAAAAATGAAAAAGCTGCTTTAAATAATGATCAAACTGCTTTTGTAAAAGAGTTAATAAACGAGCTTAATCCTTCGTTCTTTAAAAAAGATTTAAAAGAGAATAATATAGAAAATTATTACAAGTTGCTTAAACAAGAAGAAAAAGCAAAAACATTATTTTCTGATGAAAGTTTAAGAAATTATTTTTCAAACATTAATTTAACTAATGCTAATGATATTACAGCTAAGAATATTATAATTAAAGATATTACAAATAAAGCAATAGTTGATGAAGGTGAATATTATTGTGATTGTAGTAGAGAATCAGATTGGTGTCCTTGGGGTTCGAACTGCTTTGTTTGGTTTTGTAAAAAGCCTACTATTGGATGTGGTTGGCTTTTATCATATACCTGTAACGGAATTTGTGCACATTAA
- a CDS encoding TIGR00730 family Rossman fold protein, with protein MKKIVVFCGSSVGFNAVYKEAAIELGKAFVKNNTAMVYGGGKIGMMGIIADTILAEKGNVIGVIPKLLEKEEVVHREVTELIITKKMSERKVIMSKLVDGYITLPGGFGTLDELFEALTLGQLHIEQKPIGILNVNGFFNHTLQQLDVMVKEGYLKPQNRELLLVDTTVDGLLAKMYAYKAPEKSHVINKVVR; from the coding sequence ATGAAAAAAATAGTTGTTTTTTGCGGTTCTAGTGTTGGATTTAATGCTGTTTATAAAGAAGCTGCCATTGAGTTGGGAAAAGCATTTGTAAAAAACAACACTGCAATGGTTTATGGCGGCGGAAAAATTGGAATGATGGGAATTATTGCAGATACAATTCTTGCTGAAAAAGGAAATGTTATTGGTGTGATTCCGAAGTTATTAGAAAAAGAAGAAGTGGTTCACAGAGAAGTTACTGAGCTGATCATCACCAAAAAAATGAGCGAACGCAAAGTAATTATGAGCAAATTGGTTGATGGATATATTACGTTGCCTGGCGGATTTGGAACCTTAGATGAGTTGTTTGAAGCATTGACTTTAGGACAATTACACATCGAACAGAAACCAATCGGAATTTTAAATGTAAATGGATTTTTTAATCACACATTACAACAATTAGATGTGATGGTAAAAGAAGGATATCTAAAACCACAAAACCGAGAATTGTTATTGGTAGATACAACTGTTGATGGTTTGTTAGCAAAAATGTACGCGTATAAAGCTCCAGAAAAATCGCACGTTATAAATAAAGTTGTACGTTAA
- a CDS encoding metallophosphoesterase family protein, translating to MKKILLLSDTHSYMDTQILKFVKQADEVWHAGDIGNLQVTDTIKSLKPLRAVYGNIDAADARLEFSLDNKFTVENVTVWMTHIGGYPGRYNPRVREELQQNAPQLFICGHSHILKVQFDKKLNLLHLNPGAAGNHGFHKVRTMIRFTIDKKEIKDMEVIELATRD from the coding sequence GTGAAAAAGATTCTTCTATTGTCAGACACTCATAGTTATATGGATACACAAATTTTAAAATTTGTAAAACAAGCTGACGAAGTTTGGCATGCTGGTGATATTGGCAATTTACAAGTAACCGACACTATAAAATCGTTAAAACCTTTGCGTGCTGTTTACGGAAATATTGATGCTGCTGATGCGCGATTAGAATTCTCTTTAGACAACAAATTTACAGTTGAAAATGTAACTGTTTGGATGACTCATATTGGTGGATATCCTGGTAGATATAATCCACGAGTTAGAGAAGAACTACAACAAAATGCGCCACAATTATTTATTTGCGGTCATTCTCATATTTTAAAAGTGCAGTTTGATAAAAAACTAAATCTATTGCATTTAAATCCTGGTGCTGCAGGAAATCATGGTTTTCATAAAGTAAGAACAATGATTCGGTTTACGATTGATAAAAAAGAAATAAAAGATATGGAAGTGATTGAATTGGCTACGCGCGACTAG
- the cdaA gene encoding diadenylate cyclase CdaA has product MLDFIDFSILDILDILLVAALLYYIYKLLKGTVAINIFLGIAFIFLIWKVTQALKMEMLSGILGYLLSGGVIALIIVFQQEIRKFLLMIGTTNFSSKRSFLKQLKFLKSEIESETDVDTIVNSCIKLSKTKTGALIVIERTNNLDFLGNNGDKMNAAVNEAIIESIFYKNSPLHDGATIIRDNFIVATRVVLPLSNEKIPARFGLRHKAAIGVTEKTDALCLLVSEETGEISYIKDGTFDLYSDYSELIEKIKEDLN; this is encoded by the coding sequence ATGTTAGACTTTATCGATTTTTCTATTTTAGACATTCTAGATATTCTTCTAGTTGCTGCATTATTGTATTATATTTACAAATTATTAAAAGGTACAGTTGCCATTAATATTTTCTTAGGAATTGCTTTTATTTTCTTGATTTGGAAAGTAACGCAGGCTTTAAAAATGGAAATGTTAAGTGGAATTTTAGGTTATTTATTAAGTGGTGGAGTCATCGCTTTAATCATTGTGTTTCAACAAGAAATTAGAAAGTTTTTATTAATGATAGGAACTACAAATTTCTCATCAAAAAGAAGTTTTTTAAAGCAATTGAAATTCTTAAAATCAGAAATTGAATCTGAAACAGATGTGGATACAATTGTAAATTCGTGTATCAAATTATCAAAAACAAAAACGGGTGCTTTAATTGTGATTGAACGCACAAATAACCTAGATTTTTTAGGAAACAACGGAGACAAGATGAATGCTGCTGTAAACGAAGCAATTATAGAAAGTATTTTTTATAAAAACAGTCCGTTACACGATGGCGCAACTATTATTAGAGATAATTTTATTGTGGCAACTCGGGTGGTTTTACCGTTGTCTAATGAAAAAATTCCTGCTCGTTTTGGCTTGCGTCATAAAGCAGCAATTGGAGTTACAGAAAAAACTGATGCTCTGTGTTTATTAGTTTCAGAAGAAACTGGTGAAATTTCTTATATCAAAGATGGTACTTTTGATTTGTATTCAGATTACAGTGAGTTGATAGAAAAAATCAAAGAAGATTTAAATTAA
- the folP gene encoding dihydropteroate synthase, producing the protein MTINCKGKLIDISSPKVMGILNITPDSFFDGGSYKNETDILQKVEKMLSEGATFIDVGAYSSRPGAMHISEEEELQRIVPIIKLLVHHYPEIIISVDTFRSAVAKKTVEAGAAIINDISGGKMDVNMFKTVADLQVPYIIMHMLGTPQSMQKNPKYEDLTKEVISFFAEQLAKLHQLKVNDVLIDVGFGFGKTIEHNYELLKNLALFKNLDSPILVGISRKSMLYKPLEITAQLALNATTSANTIALLNGANILRVHDVKEAMEAIKIVEQLS; encoded by the coding sequence ATGACGATAAATTGTAAAGGCAAACTGATTGATATTTCTTCTCCAAAAGTGATGGGGATTTTAAATATTACGCCAGATTCTTTCTTTGATGGCGGTTCGTATAAAAACGAAACTGACATTTTACAAAAAGTAGAAAAAATGCTTTCTGAAGGTGCCACTTTTATTGATGTTGGCGCGTATTCTTCAAGACCTGGCGCAATGCATATCTCTGAAGAAGAAGAATTGCAACGCATTGTTCCAATTATAAAGTTATTAGTACATCATTATCCAGAAATTATTATTTCTGTGGATACTTTTAGAAGTGCCGTCGCTAAAAAAACTGTGGAAGCTGGCGCAGCAATCATCAACGATATTTCTGGCGGAAAAATGGATGTAAACATGTTTAAAACGGTTGCAGACTTACAAGTTCCGTATATAATCATGCACATGCTCGGCACTCCACAAAGCATGCAAAAAAACCCGAAATATGAAGATCTAACGAAGGAAGTGATTTCGTTTTTTGCGGAGCAGCTTGCTAAATTACATCAACTAAAAGTAAACGATGTACTTATTGATGTTGGTTTTGGATTTGGAAAAACCATCGAACACAATTACGAATTATTGAAAAATTTAGCACTTTTTAAAAACTTGGACTCCCCAATCTTAGTCGGGATTTCTAGAAAATCGATGTTGTACAAACCTTTAGAAATCACAGCACAATTAGCATTAAACGCAACCACTTCTGCAAACACCATTGCTCTGTTAAATGGCGCAAACATCTTGCGAGTTCACGATGTAAAAGAAGCGATGGAAGCAATTAAAATTGTTGAGCAACTCTCTTAA
- a CDS encoding ABC transporter ATP-binding protein codes for MSKKESGKAFDAKIFMRILGFAKSYRTHFIVATVAVIATAFLSAYRPYLLKEAVKDFTTNKNEDTLLYFTLLMLVVLIAEVLLQVLFIYFANWIGQHIIRDMRAKIFRHILQFKMSYFDTTSVGRLVTRVVSDIETIASSFSQGLFMIISDILKMVVVIVVMFFMNWQLALIALAVLPILIYATKLFQIAIKSTFQEVRTQVANLNGFVQERVTGMNIVQLFSREKIEYEKFMNINDKHKKAHIKAVWYYSIFFPVAEVLSSIAIGLLVWYGGLQSVNNVDVEPGEIMSFIMMTQMLFRPLRQIADKFNTLQMGIVSGERVFGVLDTQSSIDKNGTVFAENLQGKIEFKDVRFSYIKGEEVLKGVSLQVEKGQTIAIVGSTGAGKSTIINLINRFYEINSGEICVDGVSVKDYEITSLRNQIAIVLQDVFLFSDSILNNITLKNENTSFEEVEEAAKQIGIHDFIMTLPGGYHYNVKERGAMLSSGQRQLIAFLRAYVSKPSILILDEATSSVDSNAEQMIQYATDTITKGRTSIVIAHRLATIKMADKIIVMDKGLIVEEGTHQELLEKPDGYYKNLYDKQFSSVEAV; via the coding sequence ATGAGTAAAAAAGAGTCAGGGAAAGCATTTGACGCAAAAATATTTATGAGGATTTTAGGCTTTGCAAAAAGTTATAGAACTCATTTTATTGTTGCAACTGTTGCCGTAATTGCTACAGCATTTTTATCTGCTTACAGACCTTATTTATTGAAAGAAGCGGTAAAAGATTTTACGACCAATAAAAATGAAGATACCTTATTGTATTTTACATTATTAATGCTTGTTGTATTAATTGCAGAAGTGCTTTTACAAGTGTTGTTTATCTATTTTGCCAATTGGATTGGGCAACATATTATTAGAGATATGCGCGCCAAAATATTTAGACATATTCTACAATTTAAAATGTCGTATTTCGATACAACTTCTGTTGGAAGATTAGTGACAAGAGTCGTTTCTGATATCGAAACCATTGCAAGTTCTTTTAGTCAGGGTTTGTTTATGATTATTAGTGATATTCTAAAAATGGTGGTCGTAATTGTTGTCATGTTTTTTATGAACTGGCAATTGGCATTGATCGCCTTAGCGGTTTTACCAATCTTAATTTATGCAACCAAATTATTCCAAATTGCTATAAAATCTACTTTTCAAGAAGTGAGAACTCAAGTTGCAAATCTAAACGGATTTGTTCAAGAAAGAGTTACAGGAATGAACATCGTACAATTATTTAGTAGAGAAAAAATAGAGTACGAGAAGTTTATGAACATCAACGATAAACATAAAAAAGCACATATCAAAGCAGTTTGGTATTATTCTATTTTCTTTCCTGTAGCAGAAGTTTTATCTTCAATTGCCATTGGATTATTAGTTTGGTACGGTGGTTTGCAATCGGTAAATAATGTGGATGTTGAGCCTGGAGAAATTATGAGTTTTATTATGATGACGCAAATGTTGTTTAGACCTTTACGTCAAATTGCTGATAAATTTAATACGTTACAAATGGGAATTGTTTCAGGAGAACGTGTTTTTGGAGTATTAGACACTCAAAGTAGTATTGATAAAAACGGAACTGTTTTCGCAGAAAATTTACAAGGAAAAATCGAATTTAAAGATGTTCGTTTTAGTTATATAAAAGGCGAAGAAGTTTTAAAAGGAGTTTCATTACAAGTAGAAAAAGGACAAACGATTGCTATTGTTGGATCAACCGGAGCAGGAAAATCGACCATTATCAATTTAATAAATCGTTTTTATGAAATCAATTCAGGAGAAATTTGCGTTGATGGAGTTTCTGTAAAAGACTATGAAATTACTTCTTTGCGAAATCAAATTGCAATTGTGTTGCAAGATGTCTTTTTGTTTTCAGACTCCATTTTAAACAACATCACTTTAAAAAATGAAAACACCTCTTTTGAAGAGGTTGAAGAAGCTGCAAAACAAATTGGAATTCACGATTTTATCATGACGTTACCTGGCGGATATCATTACAATGTAAAAGAAAGAGGCGCCATGTTATCTTCTGGTCAGCGACAATTAATCGCATTTTTAAGAGCGTATGTAAGCAAACCAAGCATTTTAATTTTAGACGAAGCAACATCGTCTGTAGATTCTAATGCAGAACAAATGATTCAATACGCAACCGACACCATTACAAAAGGAAGAACATCCATTGTAATTGCACACAGATTGGCAACGATAAAAATGGCGGATAAAATTATTGTAATGGACAAAGGATTGATTGTTGAAGAAGGAACGCATCAAGAATTGTTAGAAAAACCAGATGGATATTATAAAAATCTGTACGACAAGCAATTTAGTAGTGTAGAAGCGGTTTAA
- a CDS encoding BT_3928 family protein, whose product MKLLVHISRIFVGAMFVFSGFVKLVDPIGSQYKFEEYFSQSVLDMEYLIPYALAFSIILILAEIMLGIILLLGNKAKITLWSLLVLSTIFLFLTWYSAYYNKVTDCGCFGDAIKLTPWETFYKNVLLIGLILLMLFRAKDIKSIFSVKVSQAITILFFASFLYTTYYVLVHLPIIDFRPYAIGKNITEGMKYKDDGELPKIHDFYLEDAQADLAPEILAKNKVILIIVHSLDKADKNGFKTIKEFADKAIAKGYSVYGASASFTDELLLAKEKYELPFDFLFCDATTLKTMVRANPGIMMLQKGTIIGKWNWPDADKIKLK is encoded by the coding sequence ATGAAACTACTAGTACACATTTCAAGAATCTTTGTCGGAGCGATGTTTGTCTTTTCTGGCTTTGTAAAATTGGTAGATCCAATTGGTTCTCAATACAAATTCGAAGAGTATTTTAGTCAAAGTGTGTTGGATATGGAATATTTAATTCCGTATGCATTGGCATTTTCTATCATTTTAATTCTAGCAGAAATTATGCTGGGAATCATACTATTATTAGGTAATAAAGCAAAAATAACTTTATGGAGTTTACTCGTTTTATCAACCATCTTTTTGTTCTTAACTTGGTATTCTGCCTATTACAATAAAGTAACAGATTGCGGTTGTTTTGGCGACGCCATCAAATTAACTCCTTGGGAAACCTTCTACAAAAATGTACTTTTAATTGGGTTAATTCTCTTAATGCTTTTTAGAGCAAAAGACATCAAATCTATATTTTCTGTAAAAGTTTCGCAAGCAATTACGATCTTGTTTTTTGCCTCTTTTTTATACACAACTTATTACGTTTTGGTGCATTTGCCAATTATCGATTTTAGACCTTATGCAATTGGAAAAAATATTACAGAAGGAATGAAATATAAAGATGATGGTGAACTTCCTAAAATTCATGATTTCTATTTAGAAGATGCTCAAGCAGATTTAGCACCAGAAATTTTAGCAAAAAACAAAGTCATTTTAATTATTGTGCATTCTTTAGATAAAGCAGACAAAAACGGATTTAAAACGATCAAAGAATTTGCTGATAAAGCAATTGCAAAAGGATATTCTGTCTATGGAGCGTCAGCTTCTTTTACAGATGAATTGTTATTAGCAAAAGAAAAATACGAACTGCCATTTGATTTTCTGTTTTGCGACGCAACAACGTTAAAAACAATGGTAAGAGCAAATCCAGGGATTATGATGTTGCAAAAAGGAACAATTATAGGGAAATGGAATTGGCCGGATGCAGATAAAATTAAGCTAAAATAA
- the truA gene encoding tRNA pseudouridine(38-40) synthase TruA produces the protein MRYFIELSYLGKNYHGWQVQPDANSIQEELNKAISTVLQEEISVVGAGRTDTGVHASQMFAHFDSETILDKNIVFKLNSMLPEDIVVHHVVKVAEEKHARFDALTRSYKYRIWLGRNPFLLETTWQLFHQKLDVDAMNEAAEILLEYENFQAFSKVKTEVKTFNCKVTKAVWIQEGNQLIFHITANRFLRNMVRAIVGTLVDVGKNKINKEDFRTIILSKDRANAGLSVPAKGLFLTEITY, from the coding sequence TTGAGATATTTTATAGAACTTTCATACCTAGGTAAAAATTATCACGGTTGGCAAGTACAACCTGACGCGAACTCAATTCAAGAAGAGCTTAACAAGGCGATAAGCACAGTTTTACAAGAAGAAATTAGTGTTGTTGGAGCCGGTAGAACAGATACAGGAGTTCATGCCTCACAGATGTTTGCACATTTTGATTCTGAGACAATATTGGATAAAAATATTGTTTTTAAACTAAATTCGATGTTGCCAGAAGATATTGTTGTGCATCATGTAGTAAAAGTTGCTGAAGAGAAGCATGCAAGATTTGATGCGCTTACCAGAAGTTATAAATATAGAATTTGGTTAGGAAGAAATCCATTTTTGCTAGAAACGACATGGCAATTATTTCATCAAAAGTTAGATGTTGATGCTATGAATGAAGCTGCTGAAATTTTGTTAGAATATGAAAATTTTCAAGCATTTTCTAAAGTAAAAACAGAAGTAAAAACGTTTAATTGTAAGGTAACAAAAGCAGTTTGGATTCAAGAAGGCAATCAACTTATATTTCATATAACGGCAAATCGTTTTTTAAGAAATATGGTCAGAGCAATTGTTGGTACGTTGGTTGATGTGGGAAAAAACAAAATTAATAAAGAAGATTTTAGAACTATTATTTTAAGTAAAGATAGAGCGAACGCAGGATTGTCAGTTCCTGCAAAAGGTTTATTTTTAACAGAAATCACCTATTAA
- a CDS encoding tetratricopeptide repeat-containing sensor histidine kinase, translated as MSKTIERLFLLGILFFFNFQSKANPSTKGETRLKPVFPLVVLQEKDTTYLQEYQLIKQLYEKEDFTTALKLALHLDTSLEQKNSVEIKYANTFLIGKIFKKRNLHQKALIYYKKALYLLTENEHFKDNKPFFLDKSFEREKKIANTLLNIGSEYYKLNKKDSAAIYFKKIIDISSLNDFPDIKASGYTNLSAIQLEKENFVLAKEYALKAVEIYKSNSNKLSEASALNNLANIYLVEKNYAKAKEIYTKAIGLIKNDKSIVAIKNKEDLYYNLAYILYMQKDYKAYEYLDQSFVFKDTLTAREFKRIVKGVYAEYEEQYKVELVKNQVALKKAEEKKTAWFFGILSLLIIIISGVVIYNYKLRQKNLKLHLDQTKLSQESKLEKLKSDSQVRILNATLDGKEAERKQIAETLHDSVSSLLSSANLHLQASKMQFKEKAPLEIDKTQKIIIEASQTIRDLSHTLVSSVLLKFGLKYAIKDMAEKYSNSKIEIKTTIKNVRRYQQSFEIKANNIIQELVNNILKHSNATKATVQMEDKKGILFVDIQDDGEGFDKTEIAKKDGLGINQIEARIQMMKGRFRIDSNSQTGTRIKIELPILEKKETSRA; from the coding sequence ATGAGTAAAACGATTGAAAGATTATTTTTATTGGGAATCCTTTTTTTTTTTAATTTTCAATCAAAAGCGAACCCTAGCACTAAAGGAGAAACACGATTAAAACCTGTTTTTCCTTTAGTTGTATTACAAGAAAAAGATACTACCTATCTACAAGAATACCAACTTATAAAGCAATTATATGAAAAAGAAGATTTTACTACTGCTTTAAAGTTGGCTCTGCATCTAGATACAAGTTTAGAACAGAAAAATAGTGTAGAGATAAAATATGCAAACACCTTTTTAATTGGTAAAATTTTTAAAAAAAGAAATCTTCATCAAAAAGCATTAATCTACTATAAAAAAGCATTGTACCTGTTAACAGAAAATGAGCATTTTAAAGACAATAAGCCTTTTTTTTTAGACAAATCATTTGAAAGAGAGAAAAAAATAGCGAATACCTTATTAAATATAGGTAGTGAGTACTATAAATTAAATAAAAAAGACAGTGCCGCTATTTATTTTAAGAAAATCATAGATATTTCATCTTTAAATGACTTTCCAGACATTAAAGCATCTGGTTATACAAACTTATCAGCCATACAGTTGGAAAAAGAAAACTTTGTTTTGGCAAAAGAATATGCTTTAAAAGCCGTAGAAATTTATAAGAGCAACAGTAATAAACTCTCAGAAGCTAGTGCGTTAAACAATTTAGCGAACATTTATTTAGTTGAGAAAAACTATGCTAAGGCGAAAGAAATCTATACGAAAGCAATTGGGTTAATTAAAAATGATAAAAGTATTGTTGCTATTAAAAACAAAGAAGATTTATATTACAATTTGGCATATATTTTATATATGCAGAAAGATTATAAGGCGTATGAGTATTTAGATCAATCTTTTGTTTTTAAAGACACCTTAACAGCCAGAGAATTTAAAAGAATCGTTAAAGGGGTTTATGCAGAATATGAAGAGCAATATAAAGTAGAATTAGTAAAAAATCAAGTAGCCTTAAAGAAAGCGGAGGAAAAGAAAACGGCTTGGTTTTTTGGAATCTTAAGTTTGTTAATCATTATAATTTCTGGAGTTGTTATTTACAATTATAAATTGCGCCAAAAGAACTTAAAACTACATTTAGACCAAACCAAATTATCACAAGAAAGCAAGTTAGAAAAATTAAAGTCTGATTCTCAGGTGCGTATTTTAAACGCAACATTAGATGGTAAAGAAGCAGAGCGGAAACAAATTGCAGAAACATTACACGATAGTGTAAGTTCTTTATTGTCTTCTGCCAATTTGCATTTACAGGCAAGTAAAATGCAATTCAAAGAAAAAGCTCCTTTAGAAATTGATAAAACGCAAAAAATAATTATAGAAGCTTCTCAAACAATTCGAGATTTATCACATACGTTAGTCTCGTCTGTTCTTTTAAAATTTGGATTAAAATATGCTATTAAAGATATGGCAGAAAAATATTCAAATTCAAAAATTGAAATTAAAACGACTATAAAAAATGTAAGACGCTATCAACAAAGTTTTGAAATAAAAGCAAATAATATCATTCAAGAGTTGGTCAATAATATTTTAAAACACAGTAATGCCACAAAAGCAACTGTGCAAATGGAAGACAAAAAAGGAATTTTATTTGTAGATATACAAGATGATGGCGAAGGGTTTGACAAAACAGAAATTGCTAAAAAAGACGGATTAGGAATTAATCAAATCGAAGCTAGAATACAAATGATGAAAGGGAGATTTAGGATAGATTCTAATTCTCAAACAGGAACAAGAATTAAAATTGAATTGCCGATTTTAGAAAAAAAAGAAACTAGTCGCGCGTAG
- the crcB gene encoding fluoride efflux transporter CrcB, with product MKQLLLVFIGGGFGSALRFLFSKFLNNSETGIPYGTFLVNILGSLFIGIILGYAAKNEALTENHTLLLATGFCGGFTTFSTFAYENHVFLKSGDFTSFAFYTIASFVVGFLAVFAGIYIVK from the coding sequence ATGAAACAATTACTACTTGTTTTTATTGGCGGCGGATTTGGAAGCGCATTGCGTTTTTTATTTAGTAAATTCTTAAATAATTCTGAAACTGGAATTCCGTACGGAACATTTTTAGTAAATATTTTAGGAAGTTTATTCATCGGAATTATTTTGGGTTATGCTGCTAAAAACGAAGCGTTAACAGAAAATCATACCTTGTTGTTAGCAACAGGGTTTTGTGGCGGTTTTACAACTTTTTCGACCTTTGCTTATGAAAATCATGTGTTTTTAAAATCAGGAGATTTTACAAGTTTTGCATTTTATACGATTGCCAGTTTTGTTGTTGGATTTTTAGCTGTTTTTGCAGGAATTTATATTGTAAAATAA
- a CDS encoding DUF1599 domain-containing protein, which translates to MQNTSKQYNAVVEECRSLFIKKMSDYGSAWRILRLPSLTDQIFIKAQRIRQLQENDVRKVDEGERGEFIGIVNYCVMALVQIELGVVENPDISTEEATGLYDKHIATTKELMENKNHDYGEAWRDMRISSLTDLILQKLLRVKTIENNKGETLVSEGIDANYQDMINYAIFAMIHMGK; encoded by the coding sequence ATGCAAAACACCTCAAAACAATACAATGCTGTAGTAGAAGAATGTAGAAGTTTGTTCATTAAAAAAATGAGCGATTATGGTAGCGCATGGCGAATTTTACGTTTACCATCGTTAACAGATCAGATTTTTATCAAAGCACAACGCATTCGGCAATTGCAAGAAAATGATGTGAGAAAAGTTGATGAAGGTGAGCGAGGTGAGTTTATCGGAATTGTCAATTATTGTGTAATGGCGTTGGTTCAGATTGAATTAGGAGTTGTTGAAAATCCAGATATTTCTACAGAAGAAGCAACAGGATTGTACGACAAACACATTGCAACCACCAAAGAATTGATGGAAAATAAAAATCACGATTATGGCGAAGCTTGGCGAGATATGCGAATTTCTAGCTTAACAGATTTGATTTTGCAAAAACTATTGCGCGTAAAAACAATTGAAAATAATAAAGGAGAAACATTGGTTTCTGAAGGGATTGATGCCAATTATCAAGACATGATTAATTATGCAATTTTTGCGATGATTCATATGGGGAAATAA
- a CDS encoding crotonase/enoyl-CoA hydratase family protein, producing MNEVVQYKSEENHAIITIANGKANAISHEVIEGLNASLDKALEENKIVILTGQPGIFSAGFDLKVMTKSPESAKELVTKGSRLSLRMLSFPKPIIVACSGHAIAKGGFLLLSADYRIGVEGDFKIGLNEVMIGMTMHHAGIAIARAKLSHIYLDRSVNNSEIYNPKNAIKAGFLDVIVPENQLLPTAIKVANMFCQLNEKAHATTKLKVRKPHLEAIEKAIIKDLEDDIEINI from the coding sequence ATGAACGAAGTAGTACAGTATAAAAGTGAAGAAAATCATGCAATAATTACCATTGCAAACGGAAAAGCAAATGCTATTTCTCATGAAGTCATAGAAGGCTTAAACGCTAGTTTAGACAAAGCTTTAGAAGAAAATAAAATTGTTATTTTAACAGGGCAACCAGGAATTTTTTCTGCTGGATTCGATTTAAAAGTAATGACAAAATCACCTGAATCTGCAAAGGAACTGGTCACAAAAGGTTCGAGACTGTCATTGAGAATGTTATCATTTCCAAAACCAATAATTGTTGCTTGTTCTGGTCATGCAATTGCAAAAGGCGGATTTTTATTATTGTCTGCAGACTATAGAATTGGAGTAGAAGGAGATTTTAAAATTGGATTGAATGAAGTGATGATTGGTATGACGATGCATCACGCAGGAATTGCTATTGCTAGAGCAAAATTATCACATATTTATTTAGATAGAAGTGTAAATAATTCTGAAATCTATAACCCAAAAAATGCTATAAAAGCTGGATTTTTAGATGTAATTGTTCCAGAAAATCAATTATTGCCAACAGCAATTAAAGTTGCTAACATGTTTTGTCAATTAAACGAAAAAGCACACGCAACAACAAAACTAAAAGTAAGAAAGCCTCATTTAGAAGCAATAGAAAAAGCAATAATAAAAGATTTAGAAGATGACATTGAAATAAATATTTAA